A DNA window from Aestuariispira ectoiniformans contains the following coding sequences:
- a CDS encoding YcaO-like family protein produces the protein MQFGRNLKNDGDGGIPPSPLHISDTAAEKGFDRGTHRLISPSETLNKIKPYLLEMGITRVANITGLDRIGVPVFAVYRPNARSIAVSQGKGLTETAARVSGIMEAIESFHAEHLQLPLILASADEMAQTRLIADTDALPRLSVSNFSVDKPLLWCEGDDMLSDRETWVPYEMVHTNYTRPLPTGSGNFLMSSNGLASGNHRLEAINHGICELVERDALALWSLQGGTANPVGRMDLCSLRDPDCRDVLEKLQRAEMTVAVWDISTDIGIASFVCCLVDKQSNHLGQFYSSHGSGTHPSRNIALLRALTEAAQTRLTYIAGARDDAHRDMFDLSRNPDRIAQVNRDLAETAKGPLRQFENTPDYSGQSLDDDLSHLLQQLKAVSIKQTIAIDLQSRIPDMAFVRVIIPGLEGLHDAPGYIPGRRAQEILKSKTV, from the coding sequence TTGCAGTTCGGTAGAAATCTTAAAAATGATGGGGACGGTGGTATTCCACCTTCCCCATTACACATTAGTGATACTGCGGCAGAGAAAGGCTTTGACCGAGGCACCCACCGCCTGATCAGCCCTTCGGAAACATTAAATAAAATCAAGCCGTACCTATTGGAAATGGGCATTACCCGGGTTGCCAACATTACCGGCCTTGACCGGATCGGCGTGCCTGTGTTTGCCGTCTATCGTCCCAACGCACGCTCTATCGCCGTTTCACAGGGTAAAGGCCTGACAGAAACAGCGGCGAGGGTTTCCGGCATAATGGAGGCGATTGAATCCTTTCACGCAGAACACCTCCAGTTGCCTCTTATCTTGGCCAGCGCAGACGAAATGGCCCAAACCCGCCTCATTGCGGACACGGACGCGTTGCCCCGCCTCAGCGTCAGCAACTTCAGCGTAGACAAACCCCTTTTGTGGTGCGAAGGCGATGACATGCTCTCCGACCGGGAGACCTGGGTCCCCTATGAGATGGTGCATACAAACTATACGCGCCCCCTTCCGACGGGCAGCGGCAACTTCCTGATGAGTTCAAACGGGCTGGCATCCGGCAACCACCGCCTGGAAGCCATCAATCACGGTATTTGCGAACTTGTTGAGCGCGACGCCCTGGCGTTGTGGAGCTTGCAAGGCGGAACCGCCAACCCGGTCGGTCGAATGGATTTGTGCTCTCTTCGCGATCCGGACTGCCGTGACGTCCTTGAGAAACTGCAACGGGCCGAGATGACCGTGGCCGTATGGGATATCAGCACCGATATCGGCATCGCGTCATTCGTGTGCTGTCTCGTGGACAAACAGTCCAATCATCTCGGACAGTTTTATTCAAGCCACGGCAGCGGCACACATCCCAGCCGGAACATTGCCTTGCTCCGGGCCCTGACGGAGGCGGCGCAAACGCGCCTCACCTATATTGCAGGCGCACGCGATGACGCCCATAGAGATATGTTCGACCTGTCCCGAAACCCGGACCGCATTGCGCAAGTCAACCGTGATCTGGCTGAAACCGCCAAAGGTCCACTGCGCCAGTTTGAAAACACACCGGATTACAGCGGACAATCCCTGGACGATGATCTGAGCCATCTTTTACAGCAGCTTAAAGCCGTCAGCATTAAACAGACCATCGCCATAGACCTGCAAAGCCGGATTCCGGATATGGCATTTGTCCGGGTCATAATTCCCGGACTTGAAGGCCTGCACGATGCGCCGGGCTATATCCCAGGCAGGCGCGCCCAGGAAATTCTGAAAAGCAAAACCGTATGA
- a CDS encoding DUF47 domain-containing protein, whose amino-acid sequence MNENRPDILGAKPSRVSLLLNSLFPRMADFHGLLNDQCDLVVEAMEIFVNYMAEGDTALALEIRDLEHRGDKLKLRNIDILNRSFSTPFDREDIYRAITAIDEVLNYAKTTVREMEILDVTPDAHTQEMARILCQGAIELQAGFVKLKSPPADADLHANSVRKSERRTEKVYRKAIAELFDPEHYLRSRIEQNKEGDEDLAKLLEPMDPNRSMAVARGLSFVMEALKRREVYRHLSNAADHLAHAGDILHDIVVKAA is encoded by the coding sequence ATGAACGAAAACAGGCCGGATATTTTGGGAGCAAAACCGTCGCGGGTTTCGTTGCTCCTGAACAGCCTCTTCCCGCGCATGGCGGATTTCCATGGCCTCCTCAACGACCAATGTGACCTGGTTGTGGAGGCGATGGAAATCTTCGTGAACTATATGGCAGAAGGCGACACCGCACTTGCCTTGGAAATCCGTGATCTGGAGCATCGGGGCGACAAGCTGAAACTGCGCAACATCGACATTCTCAACCGGTCTTTTTCCACGCCCTTTGACCGCGAGGATATCTACCGCGCCATCACCGCCATAGATGAGGTTCTCAACTACGCCAAGACCACGGTCCGGGAAATGGAAATTCTCGACGTTACCCCTGATGCCCATACGCAGGAGATGGCCCGCATTCTCTGTCAGGGTGCAATCGAATTGCAGGCCGGTTTCGTGAAGCTCAAGTCGCCCCCCGCAGACGCCGACCTGCACGCCAATTCCGTTCGAAAATCAGAGCGTCGGACAGAGAAGGTCTACCGGAAAGCAATCGCAGAGTTATTCGATCCGGAACATTACCTGCGCAGCCGCATAGAACAGAACAAGGAGGGAGACGAAGACCTCGCCAAGCTGCTGGAACCCATGGACCCGAACCGGTCCATGGCGGTTGCCCGCGGACTGTCCTTTGTCATGGAGGCGTTGAAAAGACGGGAGGTGTATCGGCATTTGTCCAATGCGGCTGATCATCTGGCCCATGCGGGGGATATCCTGCACGACATTGTCGTGAAAGCGGCTTGA
- a CDS encoding TfuA-like protein, with translation MSITVFLGPSLPPSEAKEFLDADFRPPAAQGDLYNAASEGTKVIALIDGYFEQVPAVWHKEVLWAMKEGIHVYGASSMGALRAAELAPFGMTGIGHVYEAFATCELEDDDEVAVTHGPRELGYPITSEAMVNIRTTFAKAAGEGTISEHTAATLTVLAKRMYYPSRTYAGVIAKGREARLPEAELNALEGWLPTNKVDQKRLDAIALLNHIKASHSGDFPPKQVGYHFEHTDTWEQATRDAGQRSRGGTSNKPLTQLLLDELRLGGQDYNQIMPRAASRALALQEGSRQGISVDQQRFREVLHTFFHQRGLRTPEQIAEWMARQGLDEDGLTTLIRQETIIGHVETFFQDATIQQLPDTLRTLGCFDRYMGRALAKARYLEEIGLENASLDSCGLTEEDLISWYFEQRGGQARPADIDSYCRSLGIHNRYSFIQALAREYLFENRLQ, from the coding sequence ATGAGTATAACCGTGTTTCTGGGGCCAAGCCTGCCCCCTTCCGAGGCGAAAGAATTCCTGGATGCGGATTTCCGCCCGCCCGCCGCACAAGGCGATCTTTACAATGCCGCGTCCGAAGGGACCAAAGTCATTGCCCTGATTGATGGTTATTTCGAGCAGGTCCCCGCCGTCTGGCACAAGGAAGTGTTATGGGCCATGAAGGAGGGTATCCATGTTTACGGGGCATCCAGCATGGGTGCGCTTCGCGCAGCCGAACTGGCACCATTCGGCATGACCGGAATCGGACATGTATATGAAGCATTTGCCACTTGTGAACTGGAAGATGACGACGAGGTTGCCGTCACACATGGACCACGTGAACTCGGCTATCCAATCACCTCCGAGGCCATGGTCAATATCCGCACAACTTTTGCAAAGGCCGCCGGCGAAGGGACTATTTCAGAACACACCGCTGCTACCCTGACCGTGCTTGCAAAACGGATGTATTATCCTTCCCGCACCTACGCGGGCGTGATCGCAAAAGGCAGGGAAGCCAGACTTCCCGAAGCGGAGCTGAACGCCCTTGAAGGCTGGCTGCCCACCAACAAGGTGGACCAGAAGCGATTGGATGCCATTGCGCTCCTGAACCATATCAAAGCCTCACATTCCGGCGACTTTCCGCCCAAGCAGGTTGGCTATCACTTCGAACATACCGACACGTGGGAGCAGGCGACACGGGATGCCGGACAACGTTCACGGGGAGGCACATCCAACAAACCGCTCACGCAATTGCTGCTCGACGAACTGCGCCTCGGCGGCCAGGACTATAATCAGATCATGCCGCGGGCGGCGTCGCGCGCGCTTGCCCTGCAGGAAGGCAGCAGACAGGGCATTTCCGTGGATCAACAACGGTTCCGGGAAGTCCTGCACACATTTTTCCATCAACGCGGACTACGCACCCCGGAACAGATTGCAGAATGGATGGCACGGCAGGGTCTTGATGAAGACGGCCTGACCACATTGATCCGGCAGGAAACGATCATCGGGCATGTTGAAACGTTTTTCCAGGATGCAACGATCCAGCAACTGCCCGATACGCTTCGTACCTTGGGATGTTTTGACCGTTACATGGGGCGCGCCCTTGCAAAGGCCCGCTATCTAGAGGAAATAGGGCTGGAAAATGCCAGTCTGGATTCCTGCGGCCTTACAGAGGAGGACCTCATTTCCTGGTATTTTGAACAGCGGGGCGGGCAGGCGCGACCGGCAGACATAGACAGCTACTGCCGGTCACTGGGTATCCACAACCGCTATTCCTTCATCCAGGCCCTGGCGCGCGAATACCTGTTCGAGAACCGATTGCAGTAG
- a CDS encoding ABC transporter substrate-binding protein: MTRKLPGFLAAMAGFLLTIGAGQADPVTVTDIVGRNVTVNTPIKRAILGEGRMLYVIAALDRENPASRIAAWRDDLIQADPATYAAYREKFPAFADIPTFSGLEQSLIDIETAISRKPDVVFLNVESQRATKDAQYVEKLAALNIPVIYVDFRHKPMKNTTPSIRLFGKLFGREDRAEALIRFREKQIARVTDRLAQATPARPKVFLDRAAGYYEDCCHTFGDGNFGRLVTLAGGDNIANSLLPGTFGQLNAEQVIASNPAHVIVTSADWAAYVPGGKWVPVGPGADMTEVQRKLAYYPTRPAYTGIAAQKTLAFHAAWHQFYNSPYQFIAVQQFAKWFHPDLFTDLDPQATFRELHDKFLPIGFQPGYFASLKSKGGSS; the protein is encoded by the coding sequence ATGACAAGAAAGCTCCCCGGCTTTCTCGCCGCCATGGCGGGTTTCCTGCTGACCATTGGCGCGGGGCAGGCCGACCCCGTCACCGTTACCGATATTGTCGGGCGGAACGTCACGGTAAATACGCCGATCAAACGGGCAATCCTGGGCGAAGGCCGCATGCTTTATGTGATTGCCGCTCTCGACAGGGAAAACCCGGCGAGCCGCATTGCTGCTTGGCGGGATGACCTGATCCAGGCGGACCCGGCCACCTATGCGGCCTATCGAGAGAAATTTCCCGCCTTCGCCGACATCCCGACCTTCTCCGGGTTGGAGCAAAGCCTGATTGATATTGAAACGGCAATCAGCCGAAAACCGGATGTGGTGTTCCTGAACGTGGAAAGCCAACGGGCAACCAAAGACGCACAATATGTGGAAAAGCTGGCTGCCTTGAATATTCCGGTGATCTATGTGGATTTCCGGCACAAACCCATGAAAAACACCACGCCGTCCATCCGCCTTTTCGGCAAGCTCTTTGGCCGGGAAGATCGGGCGGAGGCCCTTATCCGCTTCCGGGAAAAGCAAATTGCGCGGGTCACGGACCGCCTTGCCCAGGCAACCCCTGCCAGACCCAAGGTCTTTCTGGACCGGGCGGCGGGCTATTATGAGGATTGCTGTCATACGTTCGGGGATGGGAATTTCGGCAGGCTTGTCACGCTTGCAGGCGGCGACAATATCGCAAACAGCCTGCTGCCCGGCACCTTCGGCCAGCTTAACGCGGAACAGGTGATTGCCTCGAACCCTGCGCATGTGATCGTCACCAGCGCGGATTGGGCGGCCTATGTTCCCGGCGGCAAATGGGTACCTGTCGGCCCCGGCGCGGACATGACAGAGGTACAGCGCAAGCTTGCCTATTATCCGACACGCCCGGCCTATACCGGTATTGCCGCACAAAAGACCCTGGCCTTCCACGCAGCCTGGCACCAGTTCTACAACAGCCCCTATCAATTCATCGCCGTCCAGCAATTCGCAAAATGGTTCCACCCGGACCTTTTCACCGACCTCGACCCGCAGGCGACCTTCCGGGAATTGCATGACAAGTTCCTGCCAATCGGCTTCCAGCCGGGATATTTCGCCTCTCTTAAAAGCAAGGGAGGATCGTCATGA
- a CDS encoding inorganic phosphate transporter, producing MTTVMVLTIIGVVVVLVFDYTNGLQDAANMLATIIASRATTPIQAAVLVSFFTFLGPILGGTAVANTIGNFVDVTDLQELSSLTIVLSGLAGAIGWNLITWWFGLPASSSQALVGGLIGAVLMGAGPDHVVWGLAELGEHRLTGVVKVVAALLFSPFVGFAVGWIIHRIMRFALRGAKPSANRPLRWIQWFTTAALAFSHGTNDAQKGMGVIAMLLVLGGITTEFYVPVWVILASSTAITLGTLAGGWRIVRTLGFGIYKVRPIHALDAQLTSASVILAASSFGGPVSTTQVVSTAIMGIGASERPRAVRWRRAREIIGAWLITIPGSSLLSIGFYALQHAIL from the coding sequence ATGACGACGGTTATGGTTCTCACCATCATCGGCGTGGTCGTGGTTCTTGTGTTCGACTATACCAACGGCCTGCAGGATGCGGCGAATATGCTGGCAACCATTATTGCATCCCGGGCGACGACGCCGATCCAGGCAGCCGTCCTGGTTTCCTTTTTCACCTTTCTCGGGCCAATCCTGGGCGGAACCGCCGTTGCCAACACAATCGGCAATTTCGTCGATGTAACCGATTTGCAGGAACTGTCGTCGCTTACCATCGTGCTGTCCGGTCTGGCCGGCGCGATCGGGTGGAATCTGATCACCTGGTGGTTTGGCCTGCCCGCATCCTCGTCACAGGCGCTTGTCGGTGGCCTGATCGGGGCTGTGCTTATGGGGGCCGGACCGGATCACGTGGTCTGGGGGCTTGCGGAACTTGGGGAACACCGATTGACCGGCGTGGTAAAAGTAGTGGCCGCCCTTCTCTTCTCCCCCTTCGTCGGCTTTGCGGTTGGCTGGATTATTCACCGGATCATGCGGTTTGCCTTGAGGGGCGCCAAACCCTCCGCCAACCGCCCCCTACGCTGGATACAATGGTTCACAACCGCCGCCCTGGCGTTTTCCCATGGGACCAACGACGCCCAAAAAGGCATGGGGGTCATCGCCATGCTGCTGGTACTGGGTGGGATCACAACCGAGTTCTACGTGCCTGTCTGGGTCATCCTCGCCAGTTCGACGGCTATTACACTGGGCACGCTGGCCGGTGGGTGGCGGATTGTCCGCACATTGGGTTTCGGGATTTACAAGGTGCGGCCCATCCACGCCCTCGACGCGCAATTGACCTCGGCCAGCGTGATCCTGGCGGCCTCTTCTTTCGGCGGGCCGGTATCAACAACCCAGGTGGTCAGCACTGCAATCATGGGGATTGGCGCTTCAGAGCGCCCAAGGGCCGTACGCTGGCGACGCGCCCGGGAGATCATCGGGGCCTGGTTGATCACCATTCCCGGATCATCTCTTCTTTCCATCGGGTTCTACGCTTTGCAGCATGCTATCCTCTGA
- a CDS encoding FecCD family ABC transporter permease → MTVEELAPPAQSGRLFYQTQVRRRAVLLGVLAFSLLLSICIDVSLGPARYALSDVFTAIFAPGSSDEQISVVIWKIRMPIAIMAVVVGAALAVAGAQMQTILNNPLASPFTLGISAAASFGAALALAFGLTIIPAATDYVVPINAFVVAMLTAGLIHILSMKRGVTVQTIVLLGIALVFSFNALLSLIQFFASSEALSAVVFWTMGSLTKATWPKVFVTLAILLLVLPLFARRAWALTAMRLGDDKAASFGVNVGRLRLETLILVSLLSAIPVAFVGTIGFVGLVGPHIARMLIGEDQRFFLPASALSGALILSASSIASKSLMAGAILPIGIVTSLVGIPFFVMLIFSNSRQSW, encoded by the coding sequence ATGACGGTGGAAGAACTGGCCCCCCCGGCACAATCGGGGCGGCTGTTTTATCAGACACAGGTCAGACGCCGGGCAGTCCTGCTCGGCGTGTTGGCGTTTTCGTTACTGTTAAGCATCTGCATTGATGTGTCGCTTGGCCCCGCGCGCTACGCCCTGAGTGATGTATTCACAGCCATTTTCGCCCCCGGCAGCAGTGATGAACAGATTTCAGTGGTCATCTGGAAAATCCGCATGCCGATTGCGATTATGGCCGTTGTGGTGGGCGCGGCCCTGGCCGTGGCAGGCGCACAAATGCAGACGATCCTGAACAACCCGCTTGCCAGCCCCTTCACCCTGGGTATTTCCGCTGCCGCCAGTTTCGGCGCCGCCCTGGCGCTGGCCTTCGGGCTGACGATCATTCCCGCAGCCACGGATTACGTGGTGCCGATCAATGCCTTTGTGGTTGCCATGCTCACCGCAGGGCTGATCCATATCCTGAGTATGAAACGCGGCGTCACCGTCCAGACAATCGTGCTATTAGGCATTGCCCTGGTCTTCAGTTTCAACGCCCTTTTGTCCCTGATCCAGTTTTTTGCCTCATCCGAAGCCTTGTCGGCAGTCGTGTTCTGGACCATGGGCAGCCTGACCAAAGCGACCTGGCCGAAAGTATTCGTGACGTTGGCGATACTGCTTCTTGTCCTGCCCCTGTTCGCGCGCCGTGCCTGGGCTTTGACCGCCATGCGCCTGGGCGATGACAAGGCGGCCAGCTTTGGTGTGAATGTGGGGCGATTGCGACTGGAGACCCTGATCCTGGTCAGCCTGCTCTCCGCCATTCCGGTTGCCTTCGTCGGCACCATCGGCTTTGTCGGACTGGTCGGGCCGCATATCGCCCGGATGCTGATCGGGGAAGACCAGCGGTTTTTCCTGCCAGCCTCCGCACTATCGGGTGCCTTGATCCTGTCAGCCAGCTCGATTGCCAGCAAATCCCTCATGGCCGGGGCGATCCTGCCAATCGGGATCGTCACCTCCCTTGTCGGCATCCCGTTTTTCGTGATGCTCATCTTCTCCAACTCGAGGCAGTCATGGTAG
- a CDS encoding cytochrome b/b6 domain-containing protein: MSDSHGTQTSATSIKVWDIFVRLAHWVVATAFFIAYFTEDDVLTLHVWAGYTIGVFVILRIIWGFVGPRHARFADFLYGPFTIWKYLLALMTFKAKRHIGHSPAGGAMAIVLLIGLAATVGVGLELYATEKNAGPLASFTQVAAPMGDANTQVILQDHDDDYEQEEGRHGDHESGAGRFWKELHELLANAMLFFVILHIGGVILASIVHRENLTKAMITGYKRP; this comes from the coding sequence ATGTCCGATAGCCATGGCACACAAACGTCGGCAACGAGCATTAAAGTATGGGATATATTTGTCCGTCTCGCTCACTGGGTCGTCGCAACCGCCTTTTTCATCGCCTATTTTACGGAAGACGACGTCCTGACACTCCATGTCTGGGCCGGGTATACGATCGGTGTGTTTGTTATTTTGCGGATCATCTGGGGCTTCGTCGGCCCGCGCCATGCGCGTTTCGCAGACTTTCTCTATGGCCCCTTCACAATATGGAAATACCTGCTGGCCCTTATGACCTTCAAGGCCAAACGCCATATCGGCCACAGCCCCGCGGGCGGCGCTATGGCGATCGTGCTGTTAATTGGTCTGGCAGCCACTGTCGGTGTCGGACTGGAACTATACGCCACGGAGAAAAACGCGGGCCCTCTGGCTTCCTTCACCCAGGTCGCAGCACCGATGGGCGACGCGAATACGCAGGTGATCCTGCAGGACCATGATGACGATTACGAGCAGGAGGAAGGCCGACACGGCGACCATGAAAGCGGTGCCGGGCGATTCTGGAAAGAACTGCATGAACTTCTGGCAAATGCCATGCTGTTCTTCGTCATCCTGCACATTGGCGGTGTAATTCTCGCCAGCATCGTCCATCGCGAGAATCTCACCAAGGCAATGATAACCGGATACAAACGCCCTTAA
- a CDS encoding adenylate/guanylate cyclase domain-containing protein, producing MERRLAAVLAADMAGYSRLMGADEEGTLARLRSHRIELIDPAIEKNQGHIIKTTGDGLLVEFQSVADAVRCAVEVQTRMRRRNTDVAADRRIQFRIGINLGDIIFDEDDIYGDGVNVAARLEQIADVGGISVSHAVHEQVANRLTVAFEDLGEKSLKNIARPIRVWQVRMDEEPKTTYGIDEKAEPRAVVKPSIAVLPFTNMSGDPEQEYFVDGLTEDILTELSRRHELFVISRNSTFVYKGQAVNLREVAEKLGAQYLVEGSVRKAGDRLRVTVQLIDTATDSHIWAEKYDRQLDDIFALQDEVTAAIVATLPGRVEAAQQDQLVRKKPTSLAAYECVLAAKVRHHRSNKEENIEAQKLIERAISLDPDYAHAHAWRGCILGQAWSYQWVEDLEGTFEEVVRELEKAQSLDDYDADVHRILAAINVTRNDLTRALYHQERALALNPNYDLVVVQQGELLTWLGRAEEGIEWIRKAMRLNPHHPERFWSHLGKAHFAARQYDQAIDAFMHLSSMDSLQHAFAAASFGWLGDSRAAAHFTQAAQVDPEFTVDAFLDAMHYANEADLQHLREGLTKAEALTA from the coding sequence ATGGAACGCAGACTTGCCGCCGTTCTTGCCGCCGATATGGCGGGATACTCCCGGCTGATGGGTGCCGACGAGGAAGGAACCCTCGCGCGATTGCGCAGCCACAGGATCGAACTGATCGACCCGGCCATCGAAAAAAACCAGGGACATATCATCAAAACCACCGGCGACGGCCTGCTGGTGGAGTTTCAGTCCGTGGCGGATGCCGTCCGCTGTGCCGTTGAGGTCCAGACCCGCATGCGTCGCCGCAATACGGATGTGGCGGCGGACCGGCGCATCCAGTTTCGCATCGGGATCAATCTCGGCGACATCATCTTCGATGAGGACGATATCTATGGCGATGGCGTTAATGTTGCCGCACGCCTTGAACAGATTGCCGATGTCGGCGGCATCAGCGTTTCCCATGCCGTTCATGAACAGGTTGCCAACCGGCTCACTGTCGCCTTCGAGGACCTCGGGGAAAAATCGCTCAAGAATATCGCCCGCCCGATCCGGGTCTGGCAGGTCCGGATGGATGAGGAACCGAAGACAACATACGGCATCGATGAGAAGGCGGAGCCGCGCGCAGTCGTCAAACCATCCATCGCCGTGCTGCCCTTCACCAATATGAGCGGCGATCCGGAACAGGAATATTTCGTCGATGGCCTGACCGAAGACATCCTGACGGAGCTGTCACGCCGCCACGAATTATTTGTCATCTCGCGCAACTCCACCTTCGTCTACAAAGGGCAGGCCGTAAACCTGAGAGAGGTGGCGGAAAAACTGGGCGCCCAATATCTGGTGGAAGGAAGTGTCCGCAAGGCGGGCGACCGCCTGCGCGTCACCGTGCAGTTAATCGACACCGCCACTGACTCCCATATCTGGGCAGAGAAATACGACCGCCAACTTGATGATATCTTCGCTCTGCAGGATGAGGTAACCGCCGCAATCGTCGCCACCCTGCCCGGTCGTGTCGAGGCCGCCCAGCAAGACCAGCTCGTCCGGAAGAAGCCCACAAGCCTTGCTGCCTATGAATGCGTTCTGGCCGCGAAGGTTCGCCATCACCGGTCCAACAAAGAAGAGAATATCGAGGCGCAGAAGCTGATCGAGCGCGCTATTTCCCTGGACCCGGATTATGCCCATGCGCATGCCTGGCGCGGCTGTATCCTTGGCCAGGCATGGTCTTATCAATGGGTGGAGGACCTGGAAGGCACCTTTGAAGAAGTGGTCCGTGAGCTGGAAAAAGCACAGAGCCTTGATGATTATGATGCCGACGTGCATCGCATCCTTGCCGCCATCAACGTCACACGGAATGACCTGACGCGGGCGCTGTACCACCAGGAGCGCGCGCTTGCCCTCAACCCCAATTACGATCTGGTGGTTGTTCAACAGGGGGAGTTACTGACCTGGCTTGGCCGAGCGGAGGAAGGGATCGAATGGATCCGAAAGGCGATGCGTCTCAACCCGCATCATCCGGAACGCTTCTGGAGCCATCTGGGCAAGGCGCATTTCGCGGCACGTCAGTATGATCAGGCAATCGACGCATTCATGCATCTATCCAGCATGGATTCCCTTCAGCACGCCTTTGCCGCAGCCTCTTTCGGCTGGCTTGGCGACAGCCGTGCCGCCGCCCATTTCACCCAAGCCGCCCAGGTTGATCCGGAATTCACCGTGGATGCATTCCTGGACGCCATGCATTACGCAAATGAGGCCGACTTGCAGCACCTGCGGGAAGGCCTCACCAAGGCCGAAGCCCTGACCGCCTGA
- a CDS encoding ABC transporter ATP-binding protein, which yields MVAIKLTDLGARHGRKLTLSGITTPTFKGGDVVAVIGPNAAGKSTLFKRMAGLLPGPGDVMLSGDDASVCYMPQDTNANAALSVYESVLLARKQGASWSVGRQDLAIIDETLSALDIVGLAHRNIAELSGGQRQLVGLAQALVREPAILLMDEPTAALDLYRQVEVLTFARRLARERGMIIFAALHDLNDVLQYADQAMLIANGQLAACGPSAEIVTETTLRDYYNVAARIEACSRGIRRVIVDGKAM from the coding sequence ATGGTAGCGATCAAACTGACGGATCTCGGCGCGCGGCATGGCCGGAAACTGACGTTATCCGGCATCACCACACCAACCTTCAAAGGGGGCGACGTGGTTGCCGTCATCGGCCCCAATGCGGCAGGTAAATCCACCCTGTTCAAACGCATGGCAGGCCTTCTGCCGGGCCCCGGCGACGTCATGCTGTCCGGTGATGATGCATCTGTCTGTTATATGCCGCAGGACACAAATGCCAATGCGGCGCTGAGCGTCTATGAATCGGTTCTCCTCGCCCGCAAGCAGGGGGCCTCCTGGTCGGTCGGCAGACAGGACCTCGCGATCATCGACGAAACCCTGAGTGCGCTCGACATTGTAGGCCTCGCCCACCGCAACATCGCGGAATTAAGCGGCGGCCAGCGCCAGTTGGTCGGCCTTGCCCAGGCCCTTGTGCGAGAACCCGCAATCCTACTCATGGACGAACCGACGGCGGCCCTCGACCTCTATCGTCAGGTGGAGGTTCTGACCTTTGCCAGACGGCTCGCGCGGGAACGCGGCATGATCATTTTCGCCGCTCTTCACGACCTGAATGACGTGCTGCAATATGCTGACCAGGCCATGCTGATCGCAAACGGACAGCTTGCGGCCTGCGGTCCCAGCGCGGAAATTGTCACCGAAACAACCCTGCGCGACTACTATAACGTCGCCGCCCGGATTGAGGCCTGCAGCCGGGGAATCCGGCGCGTTATTGTGGATGGGAAAGCCATGTGA